In one Serinus canaria isolate serCan28SL12 chromosome 2, serCan2020, whole genome shotgun sequence genomic region, the following are encoded:
- the RPA3 gene encoding replication protein A 14 kDa subunit, whose amino-acid sequence MGDIHEVPRPRIATGQLAQHIGQPVCFVGRVEKIHSSGKLVVLTDGLGKNTTVELREPLDEEISGVIEVVGRVTNQATIMCASYVQFREDKSSFDLELYNEALKIIHEFPEYYPFGTGRNT is encoded by the exons ATGGGCGACATCCACGAGGTGCCGCGGCCGCGCATCGCCACGGGGCAGCTGGCGCAGCACATCGGGCAGCCCGTCTGCTTCGTGGGGCGCGTCGAGAAG ATTCATTCTAGCGGGAAGCTCGTCGTGCTTACGGATGGACTCGGAAAGAATACGACTGTGGAACTGAGGGAGCCT CTGGATGAGGAGATTTCAGGAGTTATTGAAGTGGTGGGAAGAGTAACAAATCAGGCAACCATCATGTGTGCATCATATGTCCAGTTCAGAGAAGATAAAAGTTCATTTG ACCTGGAACTCTACAATGAAGCACTAAAAATTATTCATGAATTCCCTGAATACTACCCATTTGGTACTGGGAGGAACACTTGA